Proteins from a genomic interval of Lolium perenne isolate Kyuss_39 chromosome 1, Kyuss_2.0, whole genome shotgun sequence:
- the LOC127327578 gene encoding uncharacterized protein produces MDHMHHGHEMMRRPSSGHEAALRSVQKPPSKPWRTGAPAPTPPKVYRVEPREFRDLVQRLTGAPAARQQRAALAPAQPVPVRAGGEEVAGQMYTAAPWHSLFPLMAPAALHPGLDGHQLI; encoded by the coding sequence ATGGATCACATGCACCACGGGCATGAGATGATGAGGAGGCCCTCctcgggccacgaggcggccctcCGGTCCGTCCAGAAGCCGCCGTCCAAGCCGTGGCGCACCGGCGCGCCGGCGCCGACGCCGCCCAAGGTGTACCGCGTGGAGCCCAGGGAGTTCCGGGACCTCGTGCAGAGGCTCACCGGCGCGCCCGCGGCCAGGCAGCAGCGCGCGGCGTTGGCGCCAGCGCAGCCGGTGCCCGTGCGCGCCGGCGGCGAGGAGGTGGCAGGACAGATGTACACGGCGGCGCCGTGGCACTCGCTCTTCCCGCTCATGGCCCCGGCGGCCCTGCACCCCGGGCTCGACGGCCACCAGCTCATCTGA